Proteins found in one Apostichopus japonicus isolate 1M-3 chromosome 16, ASM3797524v1, whole genome shotgun sequence genomic segment:
- the LOC139982700 gene encoding beta-1,3-galactosyltransferase 5-like, translating to MKRRKVIAFLSLLPLLSILIMSEYFYRKVWRGTSHTNQGKDGFLEGHIGLRDNIQPLATGNSAGFHVISQTQEGKTVHCPVCEKPHFADGNSNQDRDEIRFESCPPVHRTRSFETAVNPHDFKLVQNEPSLCSLPQINESESGSVFLLILRLTEPSNFKRRRIHRKLLETVSREQNDLVIKQVFLIGTTFNDTHTRLIQKEREQYHDVLQEDFVDSYYNLTLKTIMGIKWASIYCREALWVMKADDDVYINFQHLIGYLKLMSPTKHRVIIGNKYTDKPPIRDPKNKWYVSKKVFPYAKYPPYVNGPCYVISGCLTPWLYRESLAVPYLPMEDVFVGILASRLEITIVHNRLFFPDRKKYHFDWFYLGIAVHLVRPTELMANLEEYDTHLVKNKNLVQLH from the coding sequence ATGAAGAGGAGAAAAGTGATCGCCTTCCTCAGCCTGCTGCCTTTACTCTCCATTTTGATAATGAGTGAATATTTTTACAGAAAAGTATGGCGGGGTACGTCCCATACTAACCAAGGAAAAGATGGCTTCCTGGAAGGACATATTGGTCTCAGAGACAATATCCAACCTCTCGCAACAGGAAACTCTGCAGGGTTTCACGTAATATCCCAAACTCAGGAAGGAAAAACTGTCCATTGTCCAGTCTGCGAAAAGCCCCATTTTGCAGATGGAAATTCAAACCAAGACAGAGACGAAATCAGATTTGAAAGCTGTCCACCTGTTCATAGAACAAGAAGCTTTGAAACTGCAGTGAATCCTCACGATTTCAAATTGGTACAGAACGAACCTAGTCTCTGCAGCCTACCGCAGATTAATGAAAGCGAATCTGGATCGGTCTTTCTCTTGATACTAAGGTTGACGGAGCCTTCAAACTTCAAGAGGAGGCGAATTCATAGGAAACTCTTAGAGACCGTATCGAGAGAGCAGAATGATCTTGTCATTAAACAAGTGTTTTTAATAGGGACTACATTTAATGACACACATACAAGGTTAATTCAGAAGGAAAGAGAACAGTACCATGACGTTTTACAGGAAGATTTTGTAGACTCGTACTATAATCTGACACTGAAGACTATCATGGGCATTAAATGGGCTAGTATCTACTGCCGTGAAGCATTGTGGGTAATGAAAGCAGACGATGACGTGTATATCAACTTCCAGCATTTGATTGGCTATCTGAAGCTGATGAGCCCCACGAAGCACAGGGTGATTATAGGTAATAAATACACAGATAAACCACCGATACGCGATCCCAAGAATAAATGGTATGTATCGAAGAAGGTGTTCCCCTATGCCAAATATCCACCGTATGTCAATGGCCCATGTTACGTCATATCGGGATGTTTGACTCCGTGGCTGTACAGGGAGTCGTTAGCTGTACCATATCTACCCATGGAAGATGTATTCGTCGGGATACTAGCAAGCAGGCTAGAGATAACCATTGTACATAATCGGTTGTTCTTCCCTGACAGGAAGAAGTATCATTTCGATTGGTTTTATTTGGGAATCGCAGTGCATCTTGTAAGACCGACTGAATTAATGGCCAACTTGGAAGAATATGACACGCATTTAGTTAAGAATAAGAATCTCGTACAACTCCACTAA
- the LOC139983409 gene encoding beta-1,3-galactosyltransferase 5-like, whose amino-acid sequence MKTKITRTALLLLFVCSCLVISEILYNRTFTSTLSLRDEKSDDGKEIRQDYSHQILQNTSLTQSIPVLRKNGFDCSSDHRNSSNGNLTMEKLSHLQHRQITIEPQEIMNPHDFKMLQNEPDICRRQVSGGDSREVFLLILRLSKPSDFKRRQTHREILNAYTTNEQQEQQIVKQLFLIGKTFNETTISDIKKEIDNYHDILQEDFVDSYRNLTLKTIMGIKWASIYCPEASWVVKADDDVYINFGHMIAYLEFIGNAKKVIIGNIVNGSLPIRRPKSKWYVSREEYPSDKYPNYVNGPCYVISGCLTPWLYRESLTVPFLSMEDVFIGVLAERLRIPLINNRLFIPRLLYFEFELFYVAIMVHLINPDKLQDDFENYQKLLQKYLTNSTEEYSKQ is encoded by the coding sequence ATGAAGACAAAGATAACCAGGACCGCCTTGCTCCTCTTGTTCGTGTGTTCCTGTTTGGTTATCAGTGAAATTCTTTACAATAGAACATTTACATCCACTCTTAGCCTCAGAGATGAGAAATCCGATGACGGCAAAGAAATAAGACAAGATTATTCGCATCAGATCTTGCAGAACACGTCATTAACTCAGTCAATCCCAGTACTGCGAAAGAACGGCTTTGACTGCTCAAGTGATCACAGGAATTCCTCGAATGGGAACTTAACTATGGAGAAGTTAAGCCACCTACAACATCGGCAAATAACTATCGAACCACAAGAAATTATGAATCCGCATGATTTCAAAATGCTACAAAACGAGCCCGATATCTGCCGCCGGCAAGTGAGCGGTGGTGACTCTCGCGAGGTATTTCTGTTGATACTGAGACTTTCGAAGCCTTCTGACTTCAAGAGAAGACAAACCCACAGGGAGATATTGAACGCATATACTACAAAtgaacaacaagaacaacaaataGTTAAACAGTTATTTCTAATTGGGAAAACCTTTAATGAAACGACAATATCAGATATTAAGAAAGAAATTGACAATTATCATGATATATTACAAGAAGATTTTGTAGATTCGTATCGAAATCTGACTCTGAAGACTATCATGGGGATCAAATGGGCTAGTATCTACTGTCCAGAGGCATCATGGGTAGTAAAGGCTGACGATGACGTATATATCAACTTTGGTCACATGATTGCGTATCTGGAATTCATTGGTAACGCCAAGAAAGTGATTATTGGAAATATCGTGAACGGTTCACTGCCGATACGCCGTCCGAAAAGCAAGTGGTATGTGTCCCGAGAAGAGTACCCGTCCGACAAATACCCAAATTATGTAAATGGACCATGTTACGTCATTTCCGGATGTTTGACACCGTGGCTATACAGAGAGTCGTTGACAGTACCGTTTTTATCTATGGAAGACGTATTCATAGGTGTACTAGCTGAGAGGTTACGGATACCACTTATCAACAATCGTTTATTTATTCCGAGACTGCTTTATTTCGAATTCGAATTGTTCTACGTCGCTATTATGGTGCATCTGATAAATCCTGACAAGTTACAGGACGATTTCGAGAATTACCAGAAACTGCTACAAAAGTATCTTACAAACTCTACCGAAGAATactcaaaacaatga
- the LOC139982702 gene encoding uncharacterized protein codes for MGALRQNVIICAAIIIFLKQVRAQPPLTLFLVSHYPETGHSSPLYIYGLSKYAFDVEAGVEASITKDGGLPSDRVQVGTIDRDLFSFGCYLRVDELNRFRGLRYGQYTGAITVGGNVVYSGYTFVKPKTALLDTRGVRTVTIYPKSMTSNELEEKVSIGVGWSPGCKTITWSKGKKRNVNTGPRLNLKTTDDAGLYTIRRKGRAKIGSFVQILIIAATCPRTYWFNEDTKTCMKGTYVCRNGGVLANNLDYCICPTFLLGDQCDCFADDDGNDLLITHRAKIQPVSCRELPGGNPTCRGHLVCFGDNYGCECSSGWHGNACDRACPKGKWGDGCKQRCPNHEPDCNRFYGPSKNLIKNGCTL; via the exons TCAGGGCACAACCGCCACTGACATTATTCCTCGTTTCTCACTACCCGGAAACTGGTCACTCTTCACCACTGTATATATACGGTCTTTCCAAGTACGCATTCGACGTTGAAGCTGGCGTAGAAGCTTCAATCACAAAGGATGGTGGACTACCTAGTGATAGGGTCCAAGTTGGAACCATTGATCGTGACTTGTTTTCGTTTGGTTGTTACCTTCGTGTGGACGAGTTGAATCGTTTTCGAGGTTTACGGTACGGTCAATACACAGGCGCAATAACAGTAGGAGGCAACGTAGTCTACAGCGGCTACACATTTGTGAAACCGAAAACAG CTTTACTCGACACACGAGGAGTACGGACGGTCACCATATACCCTAAGTCAATGACCTCTAACGAACTGGAGGAGAAGGTATCCATTGGTGTTGGCTGGTCACCTGGGTGTAAAACAATCACTTGGTCCAAGGGAAAGAAGAGAAATGTTAACACTGGACCGAGACTGAACCTTAAAACTACTGACGACGCTGGACTCTACACCATACGGAGAAAAGGACGGGCTAAGATAGGCTCGTTTGTCCAGATTCTAATCATTGCTGCAA CGTGCCCAAGAACTTATTGGTTCAATGAAGATACTAAAACATGCATGAAAGGAACTTACGTATGTAGAAATGGCGGTGTCCTGGCCAATAACTTGGACTATTGTATCTGCCCTACGTTCCTGCTCGGTGACCAATGCGATTGCT TTGCAGACGACGATGGAAATGATTTGCTTATTACTCACAGAGCCAAAATACAACCTGTGAGTTGTAGGGAACTACCAGGGGGTAACCCAACATGCAGAGGCCATTTGGTGTGCTTTGGCGACAACTACGGGTGCGAGTGTTCATCTGGATGGCATGGCAACGCGTGTGATCGAG CTTGTCCTAAAGGTAAATGGGGAGATGGGTGTAAGCAGAGATGTCCCAACCACGAACCGGATTGTAACCGATTTTATGGACCTTCGAAGAATCTTATAAAGAATGGATGCACTCTATAG